Proteins from a single region of Macrotis lagotis isolate mMagLag1 chromosome 2, bilby.v1.9.chrom.fasta, whole genome shotgun sequence:
- the INTS3 gene encoding integrator complex subunit 3 isoform X2 — translation MYEDVQRLERCMSIVTSMTSGVSEREANDALNAHVCKGPPQHEEICLGLFTLVLTEPSQAQKCYRDLALVSRDGMNIVLNKINQILMEKYLKLQDTCRTQLVWLVRELVKSGVLGADGVCMTFMKQIAGGDVTAKNIWLAENVLEILTEQREWVLKSSILIAMAVYTYLRLIVDHHSTAQLQALRQKEVDFCISLLRERFMDCFMIGRDLVRLLQNVARIPEFELLWKDIVHNPQALSPQFTGVLQLLQSRTSRKFLACRLTPDMETKLLFMTSRVRFGQQKRYQDWFQRQYLSTPDSQSLRCDLIRYICGVVHPSNEVLSSDILPRWAIIGWLLTTCTSNVAASNAKLALFYDWLFFSPDKDSIMNIEPAILVMHHSMKPHPAITATLLDFMCRIIPNFYPPLEGHVRQGVFSSLNHIVEKRVLAHLAPLFDNPKLDKELRAMLREKFPEFCSSPSPPVEVKIEEPISMEMDNHMSDKDDSCYDNAEAAFSDDEEDLNSKGKKREFRFHPIKEAVVEEPIDITPYLDQLDESLKDKVLLLQKGSDTEAQCEVMQEIVDQVLEEDFDSEQLSVLASCLQELFKAHFRGEVLPEEVTEESLEESVGKPLYLIFRNLCQMQEDNSSFSLLLDLLSELYQKQPKIGYHLLYYLRASKAAAGKMNLYESFAQATQLGDLHTCLMMDMKACQEDDVRLLCHLTPSIYTEFPDETLRSGELLNMIVAVIDSAQLQELVCHVMMGNLVMFRKDSVLNILIQSLDWETFEQYCAWQLFLAHNIPLETIIPILQHLKYKEHPEALSCLLLQLRREKPSEEMVKMVLSRPCHPDDQFTTSILRHWCIKHDELLAEHIKSLLIKNNSLPRKRQSLRSSSSKLAQLTLEQILEHLDNLRLNLTNTKQNFFSQTPILQALQHVQASCDEAHKMKFSDLFSLAEEYEDSSTKPPKSRRKAALSSPRSRKNATQPPNAEEESGSSSASEEEDTKPKPTKRKRKGSSAVGSDSD, via the exons CGTTTGGAAAGGTGCATGAGCATCGTGACATCGATGACCAGTGGTGTTTCTGAAAGAGAGGCCAATGATGCCCTCAACGCCCAT GTGTGCAAAGGGCCTCCCCAGCATGAAGAGATCTGCCTGGGACTCTTTACCCTTGTTCTTACAGAACCCAGTCAAGCCCAAAAG TGTTACCGAGATTTGGCACTAGTCAGTCGAGATGGCATGAACATTGTCCTCAACAAGATCAATCAAATCCTTATGGAAAAGTATTTGAAGCTGCAAGATACCTGCCGTACCCAG TTGGTGTGGTTGGTCCGGGAATTGGTGAAAAGTGGAGTTCTCGGAGCTGATGGTGTTTGCATGACATTCATGAAACAGATTGCAG GCGGAGATGTGACTGCAAAAAACATTTGGCTGGCAGAAAATGTCCTGGAGATCCTGACAGAGCAGAG AGAGTGGGTACTGAAGAGCAGCATTCTCATTGCCATGGCGGTGTACACCTATCTGAGGCTCATCGTAGACCACCATAGCACTGCACAGCTCCAGGCTCTTCGGCAAAAGGAGGTGGACTTCTGCATCTCACTGCTTCGGGAGCGG TTCATGGACTGCTTCATGATTGGCCGGGACCTGGTGCGCCTCCTGCAGAATGTTGCTAGGATACCAGAGTTTGAACTGCTATGGAAAGATATTGTCCATAACCCTCAAGCCTTGAGCCCCCAGTTCACAG GTGTCCTACAGCTTCTCCAGTCAAGAACATCTAGAAAGTTCCTGGCCTGCCGCCTCACCCCTGATATGGAGACTAAACTCCTCTTCATGACATCCCGG GTACGGTTTGGCCAACAAAAGCGGTATCAGGATTGGTTTCAGCGGCAATATCTGTCCACCCCTGATAGTCAGTCTCTGCGCTGTGATCTTATTCGCTACATCTGTGGGGTGGTCCACCCATCCAATGAAGTGCTGAGCTCAGATATCTTGCCTCGTTGGGCTATCATTGGCTGGCTCCTGACTACATGCACG tcCAATGTTGCTGCTTCCAATGCCAAATTGGCTCTTTTTTACGACTGGCTCTTCTTTAGTCCAGACAAGGACAGCATCATGAACATAG aACCAGCCATTCTGGTCATGCATCACTCCATGAAGCCCCACCCAGCCATCACTGCCACACTCCTGGACTTCATGTGCCGG ATCATTCCCAACTTCTATCCTCCATTGGAAGGCCACGTCCGACAGGGTGTCTTCTCTTCTCTCAATCACATTGTGGAGAAGCGGGTCCTAGC GCACTTGGCTCCCCTGTTTGATAATCCTAAGCTGGATAAGGAGCTTCGTGCTATGTTGAGAGAGAAGTTCCCTGAGTTTTGCAGCTCACCCTCCCCACCTGTGGAAG TTAAAATCGAAGAACCAATTTCCATGGAGATGGATAATCACATGTCAGACAAGGATGACAGTTGCTATGACAACGCCGAAGCGGCCTTCAGTGATGATGAGGAAGACCTCAACAGCAAAG gcaAGAAGAGAGAATTTCGTTTCCACCCCATCAAAGAGGCAGTAGTGGAGGAGCCAATTGACATTACCCCTTACCTGGATCAGTTGGATGAGTCTCTGAAAGACAAAGTTCTCCTCCTGCAGAAGGGGAG TGACACAGAGGCCCAATGTGAAGTCATGCAGGAAATAGTGGACCAGGTCCTAGAG GAAGACTTTGACTCAGAGCAGCTGTCCGTACTGGCCTCCTGCCTCCAGGAGCTCTTCAAGGCCCACTTCCGAGGCGAGGTGCTGCCTGAGGAGGTCACTGAAGA GTCTCTGGAAGAATCAGTGGGGAAGCCCCTTTACCTAATATTTAG GAACTTGTGCCAGATGCAGGAGGACAACAGCAGCTTCTCTCTGCTCCTGGATCTCCTGTCTGAGCTCTACCAGAAACAACCCAAGATTGGCTACCACCTACTCTACTACCTGAGGGCCAG TAAAGCAGCTGCAGGGAAGATGAACCTCTATGAGTCATTCGCCCAAGCCACACAGTTGGGTGACCTTCACACCTGTCTGATGATGGACATGAAGGCCTGTCAGGAAGATGATGTTAGACTGCTCTGCCATCTCACTCCTTCCATCTATACAGAG tttccagatGAAACCTTGAGAAGTGGGGAGCTCCTCAATATGATTGTGGCTGTGATTGACTCAGCCCAA TTACAGGAATTAGTCTGCCACGTGATGATGGGGAATCTGGTCATGTTTCGAAAAGACTCTGTCCTCAACATCCTCA TCCAGAGCCTAGACTGGGAAACCTTTGAGCAGTATTGTGCTTGGCAGCTCTTCTTGGCTCACAACATCCCCTTAGAGAccatcatccccattttgcagcATCTCAAATATAAGG AACACCCTGAGGCTCTATCCTGCCTGCTGCTTCAGCTCCGGAGAGAGAA GCCTAGTGAGGAGATGGTAAAGATGGTCCTGAGTCGGCCTTGCCACCCAGATGACCAGTTCACCACCAGCATCCTCAGGCACTGGTGCATCAAGCATGATGAGCTGCTGGCAGAACACATCAAATCTCTGCTTATCAAGAACAACAGCCTCCCCCGAAAAAGACAGAG CTTGAGAAGTTCTAGCAGCAAGTTGGCCCAACTGACCCTGGAGCAGATCCTGGAGCATTTGGATAACCTCCGGCTCAATCTGACCAACACCAAACAAAACT TTTTCAGCCAGACCCCAATCCTGCAGGCTCTGCAGCACGTTCAGGCCAGCTGTGACGAGGCACACAAGATGAA GTTCAGTGATCTCTTTTCCTTGGCTGAGGAATATGAGGACTCTTCTACCAAGCCTCCCAAGAGCCGCCGAAAGGCTGCCCTGTCTAGCCCCCGAAGCCGAAAGAATGCTACACAGCCTCCCAATGCAGAGGAGGAGTCAGGCTCCAGCAGCGCCTCG GAGGAAGAGGACACAAAACCCAAGCCTaccaagaggaaaaggaagggatcGTCCGCAGTGGGCTCAGATAGTGACTGA
- the INTS3 gene encoding integrator complex subunit 3 isoform X1, which yields MEIQKGKGGAAAAASGTAAGGGGAGAGAPGGGRLLLSTSLDAKDELEERLERCMSIVTSMTSGVSEREANDALNAHVCKGPPQHEEICLGLFTLVLTEPSQAQKCYRDLALVSRDGMNIVLNKINQILMEKYLKLQDTCRTQLVWLVRELVKSGVLGADGVCMTFMKQIAGGDVTAKNIWLAENVLEILTEQREWVLKSSILIAMAVYTYLRLIVDHHSTAQLQALRQKEVDFCISLLRERFMDCFMIGRDLVRLLQNVARIPEFELLWKDIVHNPQALSPQFTGVLQLLQSRTSRKFLACRLTPDMETKLLFMTSRVRFGQQKRYQDWFQRQYLSTPDSQSLRCDLIRYICGVVHPSNEVLSSDILPRWAIIGWLLTTCTSNVAASNAKLALFYDWLFFSPDKDSIMNIEPAILVMHHSMKPHPAITATLLDFMCRIIPNFYPPLEGHVRQGVFSSLNHIVEKRVLAHLAPLFDNPKLDKELRAMLREKFPEFCSSPSPPVEVKIEEPISMEMDNHMSDKDDSCYDNAEAAFSDDEEDLNSKGKKREFRFHPIKEAVVEEPIDITPYLDQLDESLKDKVLLLQKGSDTEAQCEVMQEIVDQVLEEDFDSEQLSVLASCLQELFKAHFRGEVLPEEVTEESLEESVGKPLYLIFRNLCQMQEDNSSFSLLLDLLSELYQKQPKIGYHLLYYLRASKAAAGKMNLYESFAQATQLGDLHTCLMMDMKACQEDDVRLLCHLTPSIYTEFPDETLRSGELLNMIVAVIDSAQLQELVCHVMMGNLVMFRKDSVLNILIQSLDWETFEQYCAWQLFLAHNIPLETIIPILQHLKYKEHPEALSCLLLQLRREKPSEEMVKMVLSRPCHPDDQFTTSILRHWCIKHDELLAEHIKSLLIKNNSLPRKRQSLRSSSSKLAQLTLEQILEHLDNLRLNLTNTKQNFFSQTPILQALQHVQASCDEAHKMKFSDLFSLAEEYEDSSTKPPKSRRKAALSSPRSRKNATQPPNAEEESGSSSASEEEDTKPKPTKRKRKGSSAVGSDSD from the exons CGTTTGGAAAGGTGCATGAGCATCGTGACATCGATGACCAGTGGTGTTTCTGAAAGAGAGGCCAATGATGCCCTCAACGCCCAT GTGTGCAAAGGGCCTCCCCAGCATGAAGAGATCTGCCTGGGACTCTTTACCCTTGTTCTTACAGAACCCAGTCAAGCCCAAAAG TGTTACCGAGATTTGGCACTAGTCAGTCGAGATGGCATGAACATTGTCCTCAACAAGATCAATCAAATCCTTATGGAAAAGTATTTGAAGCTGCAAGATACCTGCCGTACCCAG TTGGTGTGGTTGGTCCGGGAATTGGTGAAAAGTGGAGTTCTCGGAGCTGATGGTGTTTGCATGACATTCATGAAACAGATTGCAG GCGGAGATGTGACTGCAAAAAACATTTGGCTGGCAGAAAATGTCCTGGAGATCCTGACAGAGCAGAG AGAGTGGGTACTGAAGAGCAGCATTCTCATTGCCATGGCGGTGTACACCTATCTGAGGCTCATCGTAGACCACCATAGCACTGCACAGCTCCAGGCTCTTCGGCAAAAGGAGGTGGACTTCTGCATCTCACTGCTTCGGGAGCGG TTCATGGACTGCTTCATGATTGGCCGGGACCTGGTGCGCCTCCTGCAGAATGTTGCTAGGATACCAGAGTTTGAACTGCTATGGAAAGATATTGTCCATAACCCTCAAGCCTTGAGCCCCCAGTTCACAG GTGTCCTACAGCTTCTCCAGTCAAGAACATCTAGAAAGTTCCTGGCCTGCCGCCTCACCCCTGATATGGAGACTAAACTCCTCTTCATGACATCCCGG GTACGGTTTGGCCAACAAAAGCGGTATCAGGATTGGTTTCAGCGGCAATATCTGTCCACCCCTGATAGTCAGTCTCTGCGCTGTGATCTTATTCGCTACATCTGTGGGGTGGTCCACCCATCCAATGAAGTGCTGAGCTCAGATATCTTGCCTCGTTGGGCTATCATTGGCTGGCTCCTGACTACATGCACG tcCAATGTTGCTGCTTCCAATGCCAAATTGGCTCTTTTTTACGACTGGCTCTTCTTTAGTCCAGACAAGGACAGCATCATGAACATAG aACCAGCCATTCTGGTCATGCATCACTCCATGAAGCCCCACCCAGCCATCACTGCCACACTCCTGGACTTCATGTGCCGG ATCATTCCCAACTTCTATCCTCCATTGGAAGGCCACGTCCGACAGGGTGTCTTCTCTTCTCTCAATCACATTGTGGAGAAGCGGGTCCTAGC GCACTTGGCTCCCCTGTTTGATAATCCTAAGCTGGATAAGGAGCTTCGTGCTATGTTGAGAGAGAAGTTCCCTGAGTTTTGCAGCTCACCCTCCCCACCTGTGGAAG TTAAAATCGAAGAACCAATTTCCATGGAGATGGATAATCACATGTCAGACAAGGATGACAGTTGCTATGACAACGCCGAAGCGGCCTTCAGTGATGATGAGGAAGACCTCAACAGCAAAG gcaAGAAGAGAGAATTTCGTTTCCACCCCATCAAAGAGGCAGTAGTGGAGGAGCCAATTGACATTACCCCTTACCTGGATCAGTTGGATGAGTCTCTGAAAGACAAAGTTCTCCTCCTGCAGAAGGGGAG TGACACAGAGGCCCAATGTGAAGTCATGCAGGAAATAGTGGACCAGGTCCTAGAG GAAGACTTTGACTCAGAGCAGCTGTCCGTACTGGCCTCCTGCCTCCAGGAGCTCTTCAAGGCCCACTTCCGAGGCGAGGTGCTGCCTGAGGAGGTCACTGAAGA GTCTCTGGAAGAATCAGTGGGGAAGCCCCTTTACCTAATATTTAG GAACTTGTGCCAGATGCAGGAGGACAACAGCAGCTTCTCTCTGCTCCTGGATCTCCTGTCTGAGCTCTACCAGAAACAACCCAAGATTGGCTACCACCTACTCTACTACCTGAGGGCCAG TAAAGCAGCTGCAGGGAAGATGAACCTCTATGAGTCATTCGCCCAAGCCACACAGTTGGGTGACCTTCACACCTGTCTGATGATGGACATGAAGGCCTGTCAGGAAGATGATGTTAGACTGCTCTGCCATCTCACTCCTTCCATCTATACAGAG tttccagatGAAACCTTGAGAAGTGGGGAGCTCCTCAATATGATTGTGGCTGTGATTGACTCAGCCCAA TTACAGGAATTAGTCTGCCACGTGATGATGGGGAATCTGGTCATGTTTCGAAAAGACTCTGTCCTCAACATCCTCA TCCAGAGCCTAGACTGGGAAACCTTTGAGCAGTATTGTGCTTGGCAGCTCTTCTTGGCTCACAACATCCCCTTAGAGAccatcatccccattttgcagcATCTCAAATATAAGG AACACCCTGAGGCTCTATCCTGCCTGCTGCTTCAGCTCCGGAGAGAGAA GCCTAGTGAGGAGATGGTAAAGATGGTCCTGAGTCGGCCTTGCCACCCAGATGACCAGTTCACCACCAGCATCCTCAGGCACTGGTGCATCAAGCATGATGAGCTGCTGGCAGAACACATCAAATCTCTGCTTATCAAGAACAACAGCCTCCCCCGAAAAAGACAGAG CTTGAGAAGTTCTAGCAGCAAGTTGGCCCAACTGACCCTGGAGCAGATCCTGGAGCATTTGGATAACCTCCGGCTCAATCTGACCAACACCAAACAAAACT TTTTCAGCCAGACCCCAATCCTGCAGGCTCTGCAGCACGTTCAGGCCAGCTGTGACGAGGCACACAAGATGAA GTTCAGTGATCTCTTTTCCTTGGCTGAGGAATATGAGGACTCTTCTACCAAGCCTCCCAAGAGCCGCCGAAAGGCTGCCCTGTCTAGCCCCCGAAGCCGAAAGAATGCTACACAGCCTCCCAATGCAGAGGAGGAGTCAGGCTCCAGCAGCGCCTCG GAGGAAGAGGACACAAAACCCAAGCCTaccaagaggaaaaggaagggatcGTCCGCAGTGGGCTCAGATAGTGACTGA
- the SLC27A3 gene encoding long-chain fatty acid transport protein 3, with protein MAALLLPALLLLLRLLRRPRLRWLLADLAFALRALRCRRALRARAAAAAAADPRGPEAGCSLAWRLAQLVRECPGRTFLVHRGRRYSYARAERESNRVARAFLRARGWAEAAGGPGGAAGPGGAALEPGSVVALLLPAGPEFLWLWFGLAKAGLRAAFVPSALRRGSLLHCLRTCGARALVVAPEFLESLEPDLPELEQLRLTLWAAGPGPRPRGFSDLLAQAATEAEGPLPGYLSAPADILDTCLYIFTSGTTGLPKAARISHLKVLQCQGFYQLCDVHQNDVIYLTLPLYHMSGSLLGIVGCLGIGATVVLKTKFSASQFWEDCQEHGVTVFQYIGELCRYLINQPPSEKEHNHGVRLAVGSGLRPDIWNRFVQRFGPLRVLETYGLTEGNVATFNYVGYPGAVGRSSWLYKLFSPFSLIRYDVASREPVRDDQGLCVPVTTGEAGLMVAPVNQGAPFLGYAGSPELSQGKLLQDVFRPGDVFFNTGDLLVCDAHGFLYFHDRTGDTFRWKGENVATTEVAKVLGALDFLQDLNVYGVTVPGHEGRAGMAALVLRPHHTLDLNRLYAHIAEFLPPYAQPRFLRIQESLDTTETFKQQKVRLAGEGFNPSTVHVPLYVLDQTAGAYVPLTPAWYDALLAEQVRI; from the exons aTGGCGGCGCTGCTGCTGCCcgcgctgctgctgctgctgcggcTCCTGCGCAGGCCCCGGCTCCGCTGGCTGCTGGCGGACCTGGCCTTCGCCCTGCGCGCCCTGCGCTGCCGGCGGGCCCTGCGTgcccgggccgccgccgccgccgccgccgaccCGCGGGGCCCCGAGGCCGGCTGCAGCCTGGCCTGGCGCCTGGCGCAGCTGGTCCGCGAGTGCCCCGGCCGCACCTTCCTGGTGCACCGCGGCCGCCGCTACAGCTACGCGCGGGCCGAGCGCGAGAGCAACCGGGTGGCGCGCGCCTTCCTGCGCGCCCGGGGCTGGGCCGAGGCGGCCGGGGGGCCCGGGGGCGCGGCGGGCCCCGGCGGGGCGGCGCTGGAGCCGGGCTCCGTGGTGGCGCTGCTGCTCCCCGCCGGCCCCGAGTTCCTGTGGCTCTGGTTCGGGCTGGCCAAGGCGGGGCTGCGGGCGGCCTTCGTGCCCAGCGCCCTGCGGCGCGGCTCCCTGCTGCACTGCCTGCGGACCTGCGGCGCGCGGGCGCTGGTGGTGGCGCCGG AGTTCCTGGAGTCCCTGGAGCCCGACCTGCCCGAGCTGGAGCAGCTGCGGCTGACTCTGTGGgccgccggccccggcccccgcccccgggGCTTCAGCGACCTGCTGGCCCAGGCTGCCACCGAAGCGGAGGGCCCGCTGCCCGGCTACCTGTCGGCCCCCGCCGACATCCTGGACACCTGCCTGTACATCTTCACCTCGGGGACCACCG GACTCCCCAAGGCTGCCCGAATCAGTCACTTGAAGGTGCTGCAGTGCCAGGGGTTCTACCAACTATGTGATGTCCACCAAAACGATGTGATCTACCTCACCCTGCCACTCTACCATATGTCAGGCTCTCTTCTGGGCATCGTTGGCTGCCTAGGCATTG GGGCCACTGTGGTGCTGAAGACCAAGTTCTCTGCTAGCCAGTTCTGGGAGGACTGTCAGGAACATGGAGTGACAGTATTCCAGTACATTGGAGAATTGTGTCGATACCTCATCAACCAGCCACCG AGTGAGAAGGAACACAACCATGGGGTACGTCTGGCAGTCGGCAGTGGGCTACGACCAGACATCTGGAACCGTTTTGTACAGCGATTTGGGCCCTTACGGGTACTGGAGACATATGGCTTAACAGAGGGCAATGTAGCCACATTTAACTATGTTGGATACCCAGGTGCTGTAGGGAGGTCATCCTGGCTGTACAAG TTATTTTCACCCTTCTCCTTGATTCGATATGATGTGGCTTCAAGGGAACCAGTACGGGATGACCAGGGACTCTGTGTCCCTGTGACTACTG GTGAGGCAGGGCTGATGGTGGCTCCAGTGAACCAGGGAGCCCCATTTCTAGGATATGCAGGAAGCCCTGAGCTGTCACAGGGGAAGCTGTTGCAGGATGTCTTCCGTcctggtgatgttttctttaacACTGGGGATTTGCTGGTCTGTGATGCCCATGGCTTCCTATACTTCCATGACCGCACTGGGGACACTTTCAG gtggaaaggggaaaatgtgGCCACAACTGAAGTGGCCAAGGTCCTAGGAGCACTAGATTTTCTGCAGGATCTGAATGTCTATGGCGTCACTGTCCCAG GGCATGAAGGAAGAGCAGGCATGGCAGCCTTGGTTCTGCGCCCACACCACACCTTGGACCTCAACAGACTGTATGCCCACATAGCTGAGTTTCTGCCTCCCTATGCTCAGCCTCGATTCCTTCGGATCCAG gAGTCTTTGGACACCACAGAGACCTTCAAACAGCAGAAGGTTCGGTTGGCAGGAGAGGGCTTCAACCCAAGCACAGTGCATGTGCCACTGTATGTATTGGACCAGACAGCAGGTGCCTATGTGCCCCTCACACCAGCCTGGTATGATGCCCTCCTGGCTGAACAAGTTCGTATCTAA